A single Glycine soja cultivar W05 chromosome 14, ASM419377v2, whole genome shotgun sequence DNA region contains:
- the LOC114383193 gene encoding uncharacterized protein LOC114383193: MAECKPCLLEKEYDANAQPNSEMADATKKCGESYVLLRLLLDCSVTHSAPLSTIYWESTGPGGRFCFTLFSVSLSGLPSSRQPSTSLRLENHLAILVFMATSIYSFFFDKAANGKPDAYSLISYASFVAIMSLGLSRLTQFGFEIDLLHFFCGGLII, translated from the coding sequence ATGGCTGAATGCAAACCTTGCTTACTTGAGAAAGAATATGATGCAAATGCTCAACCGAATTCTGAGATGGCTGATGCAACCAAAAAGTGTGGAGAATCGTATGTTTTGCTTCGTCTGTTGTTGGACTGCTCTGTTACGCACTCAGCTCCTCTTTCAACCATTTATTGGGAAAGTACTGGACCTGGTGGAAGGTTCTGCTTTACACTGTTTTCAGTTTCTTTATCTGGTTTACCTTCTTCAAGACAGCCCTCCACCTCTCTCAGGCTGGAGAATCATTTGGCAATTTTGGTTTTCATGGCCACttctatttactcttttttctttgataaaGCTGCAAATGGCAAACCAGATGCATATAGCCTGATCTCATATGCCTCTTTTGTTGCTATCATGTCTCTTGGCTTGTCAAGATTGACTCAATTTGGATTCGAGATTGATCTCCTACATTTCTTCTGTGGAGGTCTAATCATATAA